In Carya illinoinensis cultivar Pawnee chromosome 10, C.illinoinensisPawnee_v1, whole genome shotgun sequence, one DNA window encodes the following:
- the LOC122279489 gene encoding acyl-coenzyme A oxidase 4, peroxisomal isoform X1, whose protein sequence is MTKQDDLEQNANTSYFNLPPLDISIAFPQATPASIFPPCASDYYQLDDLVTPEEQAIRMKVRACMEQEIAPIMTEYWEKAKFPFHVIPKLGALRIAGGTIKGYGCPGLSITGSALATAEVARVDASCSTFILVHSSLAMLTIAFCGSEAQKQKYLPSLAQLKTVGCWALTEPDNGSDASALNTTATKVEGGWILKGQKRWIGNSTFADLLVVFARNTTTNQINGFIVKKDTPGLTATKIENKIGLRIVQNGDILLKNVFIADEDRLPGVDSFQDTNKILAVSRVMVAWQPIGISMGIYDMCHRYLKERKQFGAPLAAFQINQQKLVHMLGNVQAMILIGWRLCKLYESGKMTPGQASLGKSWITLKARETAAIGRELLGGNGILADFLVAKAFCDLEPIYTYEGTYDINSLITGREITGFASFKPAASSKRSRL, encoded by the exons ATGACAAAGCAAG ATGATCTTGAACAAAATGCAAACACTTCCTATTTTAATTTACCGCCATTGGATATTTCGATTGCGTTTCCACAAGCAACTCCAGCGTCCATTTTTCCTCCTTGTG CTTCAGACTATTATCAACTTGATGATCTAGTGACTCCTGAGGAGCAGGCTATCAGGATGAAAGTAAGGGCCTGCATGGAACAAGAAATAGCTCCAATAATGACAGAG TATTGGGAGAAGGCCAAATTTCCATTTCATGTTATTCCAAAACTTGGTGCCCTGCGTATTGCTGGTGGTACAATCAAG GGTTATGGGTGTCCTGGTCTCTCCATTACGGGAAGTGCTCTTGCTACAGCAGAAGTTGCAAGAGTTGATGCGAGCTGTTCTACTTTCATCTTGGTGCATTCATCTCTGGCAATGCTCACTATTG CATTTTGTGGATCAGAGGCACAGAAGCAAAAGTATCTACCATCTTTGGCACAGCTAAAGACAGTAGGTTGTTGG GCTTTGACTGAGCCTGACAATGGAAGTGATGCAAGTGCTTTGAACACAACAGCAACAAAG GTGGAAGGAGGTTGGATACTTAAGGGCCAAAAGCGCTGGATTGGAAACAGTACCTTTGCAGATTTGTTGGTTGTTTTTGCCAGGAATACCACAACAAATCAGATAAATGG ATTTATAGTAAAGAAGGATACTCCTGGATTAACAGctacaaaaatagaaaataaaattggcCTGAGGATTGTTCAAAATGGAGATATTCTCTTGAAGAACGTTTTTATTGCTGATGAGGACAGGTTACCTGGCGTTGATTCCTTTCAGGATACAAACAAG ATTCTTGCTGTTTCACGTGTTATGGTTGCATGGCAACCTATTGGCATATCAATGGGCATCTATGATATGTGTCACAG GTATCTGAAGGAGAGGAAACAGTTTGGAGCACCCCTTGCAGCTTTCCAAATCAACCAACAGAAACTTGTTCATATGCTGGGTAATGTTCAAGCCATGATTCTTATTGGTTGGCGCCTCTGCAAGTTGTATGAAAGTGGGAAAATGACTCCAGGTCAAGCTAGCTTGGGAAAG TCATGGATCACACTGAAGGCCAGAGAAACTGCTGCTATTGGACGGGAGTTACTCGGTGGCAATGGCATTTTGGCTGATTTTTTAGTTGCAAAG GCATTCTGCGATCTGGAACCAATATACACATATGAAGGCACCTATGACATCAACAGCTTGATCACAGGTAGGGAAATCACTGGTTTTGCCAGCTTTAAGCCAGCTGCATCGAGCAAACGAAGCCGTCTGTGA
- the LOC122279489 gene encoding acyl-coenzyme A oxidase 4, peroxisomal isoform X2: protein MKVRACMEQEIAPIMTEYWEKAKFPFHVIPKLGALRIAGGTIKGYGCPGLSITGSALATAEVARVDASCSTFILVHSSLAMLTIAFCGSEAQKQKYLPSLAQLKTVGCWALTEPDNGSDASALNTTATKVEGGWILKGQKRWIGNSTFADLLVVFARNTTTNQINGFIVKKDTPGLTATKIENKIGLRIVQNGDILLKNVFIADEDRLPGVDSFQDTNKILAVSRVMVAWQPIGISMGIYDMCHRYLKERKQFGAPLAAFQINQQKLVHMLGNVQAMILIGWRLCKLYESGKMTPGQASLGKSWITLKARETAAIGRELLGGNGILADFLVAKAFCDLEPIYTYEGTYDINSLITGREITGFASFKPAASSKRSRL from the exons ATGAAAGTAAGGGCCTGCATGGAACAAGAAATAGCTCCAATAATGACAGAG TATTGGGAGAAGGCCAAATTTCCATTTCATGTTATTCCAAAACTTGGTGCCCTGCGTATTGCTGGTGGTACAATCAAG GGTTATGGGTGTCCTGGTCTCTCCATTACGGGAAGTGCTCTTGCTACAGCAGAAGTTGCAAGAGTTGATGCGAGCTGTTCTACTTTCATCTTGGTGCATTCATCTCTGGCAATGCTCACTATTG CATTTTGTGGATCAGAGGCACAGAAGCAAAAGTATCTACCATCTTTGGCACAGCTAAAGACAGTAGGTTGTTGG GCTTTGACTGAGCCTGACAATGGAAGTGATGCAAGTGCTTTGAACACAACAGCAACAAAG GTGGAAGGAGGTTGGATACTTAAGGGCCAAAAGCGCTGGATTGGAAACAGTACCTTTGCAGATTTGTTGGTTGTTTTTGCCAGGAATACCACAACAAATCAGATAAATGG ATTTATAGTAAAGAAGGATACTCCTGGATTAACAGctacaaaaatagaaaataaaattggcCTGAGGATTGTTCAAAATGGAGATATTCTCTTGAAGAACGTTTTTATTGCTGATGAGGACAGGTTACCTGGCGTTGATTCCTTTCAGGATACAAACAAG ATTCTTGCTGTTTCACGTGTTATGGTTGCATGGCAACCTATTGGCATATCAATGGGCATCTATGATATGTGTCACAG GTATCTGAAGGAGAGGAAACAGTTTGGAGCACCCCTTGCAGCTTTCCAAATCAACCAACAGAAACTTGTTCATATGCTGGGTAATGTTCAAGCCATGATTCTTATTGGTTGGCGCCTCTGCAAGTTGTATGAAAGTGGGAAAATGACTCCAGGTCAAGCTAGCTTGGGAAAG TCATGGATCACACTGAAGGCCAGAGAAACTGCTGCTATTGGACGGGAGTTACTCGGTGGCAATGGCATTTTGGCTGATTTTTTAGTTGCAAAG GCATTCTGCGATCTGGAACCAATATACACATATGAAGGCACCTATGACATCAACAGCTTGATCACAGGTAGGGAAATCACTGGTTTTGCCAGCTTTAAGCCAGCTGCATCGAGCAAACGAAGCCGTCTGTGA
- the LOC122278702 gene encoding protein RESPONSE TO ABA AND SALT 1-like → MNNIQESVAAPPLLEILRCGHERLVDGEIREEDNMFAEWRSALESVVANVDTLRTNTTLKVVEILSPAQSVRCLAAVSELKLRIRSWGLQREAEARQSGGNE, encoded by the coding sequence ATGAATAACATTCAGGAGAGCGTGGCAGCACCACCGTTGCTGGAGATTCTAAGGTGTGGACATGAGCGGTTGGTGGATGGGGAAATAAGGGAGGAGGACAACATGTTCGCAGAGTGGAGGTCGGCATTGGAGTCCGTGGTGGCCAATGTTGATACGCTGAGGACGAACACGACACTGAAAGTGGTGGAGATACTCAGTCCAGCTCAGAGCGTCAGGTGCTTGGCCGCAGTTTCTGAGCTGAAGCTCAGGATAAGGAGTTGGGGTTTGCAGAGAGAAGCTGAAGCGCGACAATCAGGTGGGAATGAATGA